A section of the Pleuronectes platessa chromosome 7, fPlePla1.1, whole genome shotgun sequence genome encodes:
- the LOC128444157 gene encoding dual specificity tyrosine-phosphorylation-regulated kinase 4 translates to MSSEYVLRNFVPYLTNYEQTEISKYKQVWYLGKRTTNKIKCSTQNPQLFNFGFDTEEGLYKAIVNDHLAYRYKILAVIGNGFSGEVLKCYDYKTKQFVAIKVFRNKDSVLKLAKSEMKVLKALKESDKNNSANIVHMKEHFNFRHHLCITFDLYDGDLYRVMKRKDKHQVTEDELKGYTVAILKCLQLLRKKNIVHGDLKPENVLVRKKNDERQSAVIDFGGSFFTTERDKPQVFTLSYMSPELLLGKKCRTAIDMWSLGCIVAELHLSQRLFKGPDTYSIFSSIMELLGVPPEELLEGSPQRKKFFDSNGNPRRMESTQKLRTSVAKKLKSKDADFIDFIESCLE, encoded by the exons ATGTCCTCTGAAT ATGTTCTGAGGAATTTCGTGCCATATTTGACAAACTATGAGCAGACAGAGATAAGTAAATACAAACAGGTATGGTACCTGGGAAAGAGGACAACAAACAAGATTAAGTGCAGCACCCAGAATCCACAGTTATTCAACTTTGGCTTCGACACTGAGGAGGGACTGTACAAGGCA ATTGTCAATGACCACTTGGCCTACCGCTATAAAATCTTGGCAGTTATTGGAAATGGCTTCTCTGGAGAGGTTCTCAAATGCTATGATTATAAGACCAAGCAGTTTGTGGCCATCAAAGTCTTTCGAAACAAAGACAG CGTTCTTAAGCTGGCAAAGTCGGAAATGAAGGTTTTGAAAGCCCTGAAAGAGAGTGACAAGAATAACTCAGCCAACATCGTCCACATGAAGGAGCACTTCAACTTCCGCCATCACCTCTGCATCACTTTTGATCTCTATGA TGGAGACCTGTATAGGGTGATGAAACGTAAGGACAAGCATCAAGTCACAGAGGACGAGCTCAAAGGGTACACTGTTGCCATCCTGAAATGTCTGCAGCTGCTCAGAAAGAAGAATATTGTCCATGGCGACCTAAAACCG GAAAACGTCCTGGTCCGCAAAAAGAATGATGAGAGGCAATCAGCAGTCATTGACTTTGGAGGGAGCTTCTTTACGACTGAAAGGG ATAAACCTCAAGTGTTCACTCTGAGCTACATGtctccagagctgctgcttggTAAAAAGTGCAGAACGGCCATTGACATGTGGAGCTTGGGTTGCATCGTAGCTGAGCTCCACCTCAGTCAGCGTCTCTTCAAAGGACCTGACACTTATTCCATCTTCAGCAGCATAATGGAG TTACTAGGTGTCCCTCCAGAAGAGCTGCTGGAAGGCTCGCCCCAAAGGAAAAAGTTCTTTG ACTCTAATGGGAACCCAAGACGGATGGAATCTACACAAAAATTGAGGACCTCTGTGGCCAAAAAGTTGAAATCTAAGGATGCCGATTTCATCGATTTCATTGAAAGCTGCCTTGAGTAA
- the aplnr2 gene encoding apelin receptor 2, whose translation MDTQMSDVDFPSASPPPLLYCDYTDWSPSLYIIPSVYLLAFLVGCLGNSLVLWVYLDRAEGRRTRTGDKHQTGVGKFCCNIFFRSRPQSTNTAGRVQHECILQKNKGSSGLSSGQNYRPSSDTSNSSSSPASFPRPSRSLTDSLIASLALADLCFLVTLPLWAVYTAMGYHWPFGQPLCQISSFLTALNMYASVFSLSMLSVERYWVLTGRRHSSHHAPQSCPSRALWVLGGVWLLAGVLALPGLLLRSVSELEPENEYEDDWQPEPADSVPMFLSCQMDYSMLIGAEMDEAEKERAEMWWTAALSLKSTVVGFLLPLVILLVCYCSLAKLLSRHFGRGPRPDRRRQRRLLRVIVTLVLAFFLCWLPLHVNKTVSMLLEFGFVPYSCSLDQILLAAHPYVTCLAYLNSCLNPLLYAACDPSFRKRCRGVILMLCRTKRRGAEGGERKKDEGEEEKEERSSAFPTRTQEETADRTEDEEVVGEVGVMVAEG comes from the coding sequence ATGGATACACAAATGTCAGATGTCGATTTCCCCTCTGCAtcgccccctcccctcctctactGCGACTACACAGACTGGTCTCCCTCCCTCTACATCATCCCGTCCGTCTACCTGCTCGCCTTCCTGGTTGGTTGCCTCGGCAACAGCCTGGTGCTCTGGGTCTACCTGGACCGGGCTGAGGGGAGGAGAACGAGGACCGGAGATAAACACCAAACCGGGGTTGGAAAGTTCTGCTGCAACATCTTTTTCAGAAGCCGACCACAGAGCACCAACACAGCAGGCAGAGTTCAGCATGAGTGTATTCTTCAGAAAAACAAAGGGAGCAGTGGATTATCCTCAGGACAAAACTACAGACCCTCCTCGGACACctccaactcctcctcctctcctgcctccttccCACGTCCGTCTCGCTCGCTGACAGACTCTCTGATTGCCAGCTTAGCTCTAGCTGACCTTTGCTTCCTTGTGACTCTCCCTCTGTGGGCCGTCTACACAGCTATGGGCTACCACTGGCCCTTTGGGCAACCCCTCTGCCAAATCAGCAGCTTCCTCACTGCTCTCAACATGTATGCCAGCGTGTTCAGCCTGAGCATGCTCAGTGTGGAGCGGTACTGGGTCCTAACTGGACGCAGACACTCCAGCCACCATGCCCCACAGAGCTGCCCCAGCAGGGCCTTGTGGGTCCTCGGTGGGGTGTGGCTGCTGGCGGGGGTGTTGGCACTTCCGGGTTTGCTGTTGCGCTCCGTCAGCGAGTTGGAACCTGAAAACGAATATGAGGATGATTGGCAGCCAGAGCCGGCTGACTCTGTACCCATGTTCCTATCCTGCCAGATGGATTACTCCATGTTGATTGGAGCAGAGATGGACGaggcagaaaaagagagggCAGAGATGTGGTGGACCGCTGCCTTGAGTCTTAAATCTACTGTAGTTGGCTTCCTGCTCCCTCTTGTCATCTTACTGGTCTGCTACTGCTCACTGGCCAAGCTCCTCAGCAGACATTTTGGACGGGGCCCTCGTCCTGACCGTAGACGCCAACGCAGACTTCTCAGGGTCATTGTGACGTTAGTGTTGGCTTTCTTCCTGTGCTGGCTGCCTCTGCATGTTAATAAAACAGTATCCATGCTTCTGGAGTTTGGTTTTGTCCCCTACTCCTGCTCTTTAGATCAGATTCTGCTGGCTGCTCACCCCTATGTCACCTGTCTAGCTTACCTCAACTCCTGCCTGAACCCTCTCCTCTATGCTGCCTGCGACCCCTCATTCAGGAAGAGATGCAGAGGAGTCATTCTCATGTTGTGCAGGAcgaagagaagaggagcagagggaggggagagaaaaaaggatgaaggagaggaggagaaagaggagaggagctcagCTTTTCCTACAAGAACACAGGAGGAAACAGCGGACAGgacagaggatgaggaggtggtgggggaggtGGGTGTCATGGTGGCCGAAGGTTGA